One Erythrobacter sp. SDW2 genomic region harbors:
- a CDS encoding toxic anion resistance protein — MATNETKTATAVEFELTPPTPVPEIAPEKAAGLVPVTSEQKSKLDEKVDSFVDDLLSVDANSPEFGKKVDQITNMGRKEILAAAGHSNRFLDRPVRAMSKDEGVGANLAELRSVVEDLDPSKRGKLTGTRKILGIIPFGNKLNSYFRSYQSAQTHIQDILSKLANGKDELLMDNAAIDVERAKLWEAMGNLEQMIHISRTLDERLEEKANELDSVDPAKAKAVRETALFYVRQRTQDLLTQMAVSVQGYLALDLVKKNNVELVKGVDRASTTTVGALRTAVTVSEAMTNQRLVLQQITALNDTTAGIIDSTSTMLREQTGKIHEQAAASTIPLETLQRAFQNIYDTMDEVDTFKLRALDSMKQTVTVLTQEVEKSKGYIARAEGQAQAQAKVAASEPSLLSLGN, encoded by the coding sequence ATGGCCACGAACGAGACCAAGACCGCGACCGCCGTCGAATTCGAATTGACCCCGCCGACCCCGGTGCCCGAAATCGCACCGGAAAAGGCTGCCGGACTCGTCCCGGTCACAAGCGAGCAGAAGTCGAAGCTCGACGAGAAAGTCGACAGTTTCGTCGATGACCTGCTGTCGGTCGATGCCAACTCACCCGAGTTCGGCAAGAAGGTCGACCAGATCACCAATATGGGCCGCAAGGAAATCCTTGCCGCCGCCGGTCATTCGAACCGCTTCCTTGACCGCCCGGTGCGGGCAATGAGCAAGGACGAGGGCGTCGGTGCCAATCTCGCCGAACTGCGCAGCGTGGTCGAGGACCTCGATCCGTCGAAGCGCGGCAAGCTCACGGGCACGCGCAAGATCCTCGGCATCATTCCCTTCGGCAACAAGCTCAACAGCTATTTCCGCAGCTACCAGAGCGCGCAGACGCACATCCAGGACATCCTCAGCAAGCTGGCCAATGGCAAGGACGAGCTGCTGATGGACAATGCCGCGATCGATGTGGAGCGGGCCAAGCTGTGGGAAGCGATGGGCAATCTCGAGCAGATGATCCACATCTCGCGAACGCTGGACGAGCGGCTGGAAGAAAAGGCCAACGAACTCGACAGCGTCGATCCGGCCAAGGCCAAGGCGGTGCGAGAGACCGCGCTGTTCTATGTCCGCCAGCGCACGCAGGACCTGCTGACGCAGATGGCTGTTTCGGTGCAGGGCTATCTCGCGCTCGATCTGGTCAAGAAGAACAATGTCGAGCTGGTCAAGGGCGTCGACCGCGCCAGCACCACCACGGTCGGTGCGCTGCGTACGGCGGTGACCGTCAGCGAGGCGATGACCAACCAGCGTTTGGTGCTGCAGCAGATCACCGCGCTTAACGACACCACCGCCGGCATCATCGATTCGACCAGCACCATGCTGCGCGAACAGACCGGCAAGATCCACGAGCAGGCCGCCGCCAGCACCATTCCGCTGGAAACGCTGCAGCGCGCCTTCCAGAACATCTATGACACCATGGACGAGGTCGACACCTTCAAGCTGCGCGCGCTCGACAGCATGAAGCAGACCGTCACCGTGCTGACGCAGGAAGTCGAGAAGTCCAAGGGCTATATCGCCCGCGCCGAAGGCCAGGCCCAGGCGCAGGCCAAGGTTGCCGCTTCGGAACCCTCGCTGCTGTCGCTGGGGAACTGA
- a CDS encoding fatty acyl-AMP ligase yields the protein MTDNTLIPTPNDCPLPRRRSDFATFNEAIDYAARSKKGLNFHDARGTLERVYPYSQMRQDAQAMARRLMAAGVGKQDRVALVAETVPEFMALFCGCVYAGAWPVPLPLPTTFGGKESYIDQLGVQLSSSDPKVLLYPPEIAEMAEAAVAKQGCKGSDWASFAEREAPECDFPEVGPDDICYLQYSSGSTRFPTGVAVTHRALLHNLYGHATTMNIGEGDRGVSWLPLYHDMGLVGCFLSMVGNQVSADYLKTEHFARRPLAWLDMISRNPGNSMSYSPTFGYDICARRISSQSNVAERFDLSRWRLAGNGADMIRPDVMQQFVNAFAAAGFKASAFTPSYGLAEATLAVTVMPPGEGIRVELVEEERLSGTRRDLSRPARYRAIVNCGKPLPDMDVEIRGENGAVKGDHQIGKVWCRGPSVMHSYFRNEEATEECLVDGWLDTGDMGYMADGYLFIVGRAKDMIIINGKNHWPQDIEWAVEQLPGFNHGDIAAFSVESESGEEAPAVLVHCRVSDPDERIKLRDTIREKVQSVTGMNCVVELIPPRTLPRTSSGKLSRAKAKKLYLSGEIQPLQLLEAA from the coding sequence ATGACCGATAACACGCTGATTCCAACCCCCAACGATTGTCCGCTGCCGCGGCGACGGTCAGATTTTGCGACCTTCAACGAGGCAATCGACTACGCTGCGCGCAGCAAAAAGGGACTGAATTTCCATGATGCGCGGGGCACGCTGGAGCGGGTCTATCCCTATTCGCAGATGCGCCAGGATGCGCAGGCCATGGCGCGCCGCCTGATGGCAGCCGGCGTCGGCAAGCAAGACCGTGTCGCGCTGGTGGCCGAGACCGTGCCTGAATTCATGGCCCTTTTCTGCGGTTGCGTTTACGCCGGGGCCTGGCCCGTTCCACTGCCCTTGCCGACAACCTTCGGCGGCAAGGAGAGTTACATCGACCAGCTCGGCGTGCAGCTGTCGAGCAGCGACCCGAAGGTCCTGCTCTATCCGCCCGAAATCGCCGAGATGGCCGAAGCTGCAGTTGCCAAGCAGGGCTGCAAAGGCTCCGACTGGGCCAGCTTCGCAGAGCGCGAGGCGCCCGAATGCGACTTCCCCGAGGTCGGCCCGGACGACATTTGCTACCTGCAATATTCCAGCGGCTCGACCCGCTTCCCCACCGGCGTCGCAGTCACCCATCGCGCCTTGCTGCATAATCTCTACGGTCATGCCACGACCATGAACATCGGCGAAGGCGACCGCGGGGTCAGCTGGCTGCCGCTCTATCACGATATGGGTCTGGTCGGCTGTTTCCTCTCGATGGTCGGCAACCAGGTCAGCGCCGACTATCTCAAGACCGAGCACTTCGCACGCCGCCCGCTGGCCTGGCTGGACATGATCAGCCGCAACCCCGGCAACTCCATGAGCTATTCGCCGACCTTCGGTTACGACATTTGCGCTCGCCGCATTTCCAGCCAGTCGAATGTTGCCGAGCGGTTCGACCTGTCGCGCTGGCGGCTGGCCGGCAATGGGGCCGACATGATCCGTCCGGACGTGATGCAGCAGTTCGTCAACGCCTTCGCTGCCGCCGGTTTCAAGGCCAGCGCCTTCACCCCCTCCTACGGCCTCGCCGAAGCGACGCTGGCAGTGACAGTGATGCCTCCGGGCGAAGGCATCCGGGTCGAACTGGTGGAGGAAGAGCGCCTGTCCGGCACGCGCCGCGACCTCAGCCGCCCGGCCCGCTATCGCGCCATTGTCAATTGCGGCAAACCCCTGCCCGATATGGACGTCGAGATCCGCGGCGAAAACGGCGCGGTCAAGGGCGACCACCAGATCGGCAAGGTCTGGTGCCGCGGCCCCAGCGTCATGCACTCATACTTCCGCAACGAGGAAGCGACCGAGGAATGCCTGGTCGATGGCTGGCTCGACACCGGCGACATGGGCTACATGGCCGATGGTTACCTGTTCATCGTCGGCCGGGCCAAGGACATGATCATCATCAACGGCAAGAACCATTGGCCGCAGGATATCGAATGGGCGGTGGAGCAATTGCCGGGCTTCAACCATGGCGACATTGCCGCTTTCAGCGTCGAGAGCGAGAGCGGTGAGGAGGCCCCGGCCGTGCTGGTGCATTGCCGCGTGTCCGACCCGGACGAACGGATCAAGCTGCGCGACACCATTCGCGAGAAGGTGCAATCGGTCACCGGCATGAACTGCGTGGTCGAACTGATCCCGCCGCGGACCCTGCCACGAACCTCGTCGGGCAAGCTCAGCCGGGCCAAGGCCAAGAAGCTGTATCTGTCAGGCGAAATCCAGCCGCTGCAATTGCTCGAAGCGGCCTGA
- a CDS encoding regulatory protein RecX has product MQAKRPSRPRAKRPTKPLDETRLRDLALAYVARFATSGGKLEAYLKRKLRERGWEGEAEPDVAALVTRYTELGYVDDAAYARAKSGDLLRRGYGPRRVSQALGQAGIGEDLRASVAASAHEARAAALQLARKRRFGPFAGEPADRALREKQLAAMIRAGHGFDIARAVLEAASEDEAEAWVSEAIE; this is encoded by the coding sequence ATGCAAGCGAAGCGGCCTTCCCGTCCACGGGCAAAACGCCCGACAAAGCCCCTCGACGAGACGCGGCTGCGCGACCTTGCGCTGGCCTATGTAGCCCGATTTGCGACCAGCGGGGGCAAGCTTGAGGCCTATCTCAAACGCAAGCTGCGCGAGCGCGGCTGGGAAGGCGAGGCCGAGCCGGATGTCGCTGCGCTGGTCACCCGTTATACCGAACTTGGCTACGTCGACGATGCGGCCTACGCGCGCGCCAAGAGCGGCGACCTGTTGCGACGTGGCTATGGCCCGCGCCGGGTGTCGCAGGCGCTGGGTCAGGCGGGCATTGGCGAGGACCTGCGGGCATCGGTTGCCGCCAGCGCGCATGAAGCGAGGGCAGCAGCGCTGCAGCTGGCCCGCAAGCGACGCTTCGGACCTTTTGCCGGCGAACCCGCCGACAGGGCGCTTCGCGAAAAGCAGCTTGCGGCGATGATACGTGCGGGGCATGGCTTCGACATTGCACGGGCGGTGCTCGAAGCCGCCAGCGAAGACGAGGCAGAGGCATGGGTCAGCGAAGCGATCGAGTAG
- a CDS encoding DUF192 domain-containing protein, which yields MGQRSDRVVAFLGAALATAGLLACSPQAGAEVAAKAEASAPATHPISGLAIIPVTVTSGEKVHTFRTEVAATGPEQAKGLMFRTELAPDEAMIFPREVAEPARFWMKNTPIPLDIIFIGPDRRIANIAAMTVPYSLDGVESQGAVIAVFEIAGGRAAELGIQPGDKVDW from the coding sequence ATGGGTCAGCGAAGCGATCGAGTAGTGGCATTTCTGGGTGCGGCACTGGCAACTGCCGGATTGCTGGCTTGCTCGCCGCAAGCCGGGGCGGAGGTTGCTGCGAAGGCCGAGGCGAGCGCGCCGGCGACACATCCGATCTCGGGTCTCGCGATCATTCCGGTGACCGTGACTAGTGGCGAGAAAGTTCACACCTTCCGCACGGAGGTCGCTGCTACCGGCCCGGAACAGGCCAAGGGTTTGATGTTCCGCACCGAACTCGCGCCCGACGAAGCGATGATCTTCCCGCGCGAGGTGGCAGAGCCCGCGCGGTTCTGGATGAAGAACACCCCGATCCCGCTCGACATCATCTTCATCGGCCCGGATCGGCGCATCGCCAATATCGCGGCGATGACCGTCCCCTACTCGCTCGACGGGGTCGAGTCGCAAGGCGCGGTGATCGCGGTCTTCGAGATTGCTGGGGGGCGCGCTGCCGAACTCGGCATCCAGCCTGGCGATAAAGTGGACTGGTAA
- a CDS encoding NADH:ubiquinone oxidoreductase subunit NDUFA12: MSILGKIFTWWDGATIGTHLWTARKGEHVGTDAQGNKYYRSKAKEGQRERRWVIYDGPNDASRVPVEWHGWLHGSFEDVPESFLPPPRIWEVDYTPNATGTAAAYRPQGALERGGKRAKAVGDYEAWSPDA, encoded by the coding sequence ATGAGCATTCTCGGCAAGATCTTCACCTGGTGGGATGGGGCGACCATCGGCACCCATTTGTGGACCGCACGCAAGGGCGAGCACGTCGGCACCGACGCGCAGGGTAACAAGTATTACCGCTCGAAAGCGAAAGAAGGCCAGCGGGAGCGTCGCTGGGTAATCTATGACGGCCCGAATGACGCCAGTCGCGTGCCCGTCGAATGGCACGGTTGGCTCCACGGTTCGTTCGAGGATGTCCCCGAAAGCTTCCTGCCGCCGCCGCGCATCTGGGAAGTGGACTACACCCCCAATGCCACCGGCACGGCTGCAGCCTATCGGCCGCAAGGCGCGCTGGAACGCGGAGGCAAGCGGGCCAAGGCTGTCGGCGATTACGAAGCCTGGAGCCCGGACGCCTGA
- the aat gene encoding leucyl/phenylalanyl-tRNA--protein transferase — MHAPRSSQRPDAIPVDLLLLAYRNGIFPMADSREDQEVFWVEPRERAIIPIGGFHCSRSLARVIRQERFKVTVDQDFEGVVRACAAPRPGHPESWISERIVASYRQLFAAGHAHSIECWQDGELVGGVYGVAFDRVFCGESMFSRRRDASKVALGWLLALLERAGCVLFDCQFMTGHLASLGAIEIPQKRYLELLDAARGTQPLTLPEAYSAVVDVAEGDADGVADGDGSGAAGAASPGYRIAQSLTHTS; from the coding sequence ATGCATGCCCCCCGTTCCAGCCAGCGCCCCGATGCGATCCCGGTGGACCTGCTGCTGCTGGCCTATCGCAATGGCATTTTCCCCATGGCTGACAGCCGCGAGGACCAGGAAGTCTTCTGGGTCGAACCGCGCGAACGGGCGATTATCCCCATCGGCGGCTTCCATTGCTCGCGCTCGCTGGCGCGGGTAATCCGGCAAGAGCGGTTCAAGGTCACCGTCGACCAGGACTTCGAAGGCGTGGTCCGGGCCTGTGCGGCCCCGCGTCCCGGGCATCCCGAAAGCTGGATCAGCGAGCGGATTGTCGCCAGCTATCGCCAACTCTTCGCTGCCGGGCACGCCCATTCGATCGAATGCTGGCAGGACGGCGAGCTGGTGGGCGGGGTCTACGGTGTCGCGTTCGACCGGGTGTTCTGCGGCGAAAGCATGTTCAGTCGCAGGCGAGATGCCTCGAAAGTCGCGCTCGGCTGGCTCCTGGCCTTGCTCGAAAGGGCTGGCTGCGTGCTGTTCGACTGCCAGTTCATGACAGGTCATCTGGCCTCCCTGGGCGCGATCGAGATCCCGCAGAAGCGATATCTGGAACTGCTCGATGCCGCGCGCGGCACTCAGCCATTGACTCTACCGGAAGCCTATTCGGCGGTCGTCGACGTAGCGGAGGGCGATGCCGACGGCGTGGCGGATGGCGACGGGTCGGGGGCAGCAGGTGCCGCTTCACCCGGATACCGCATCGCGCAATCCTTGACCCACACATCGTAG
- a CDS encoding sodium:alanine symporter family protein, producing MAATESGAVTLLDHVTNVSDFIWVGLWNGEEVLPFPPMVVILLGTGLWIMAGLRFYPILKLGSAFKGLFAGRKGSGSGEISPFAALSTALSGQVGTGNLAGVATAIALGGPGAIFWMWITALIGMALAFAEGSLAIRYREKTSDGVYRGGPMSYIMMGLGPKWTWLAIVFCLGTLFSALVTGNGIQANAVADGLNELFGIEEWLGGLIVSVLVFIVIIGGIKSIGNVAEKIVPFMAGAYVVMALIAILLDIQDIPETFGRIFYGAFNPQAASGGFVGAAIIIAIRAGVARGLFSNEAGQGSTPIAHAVAQTDDPEQQGRMAMLGTFIDTIVICTMTALVILTVEGNFTGAGQQVTHAWQSDLQGFAMTSGAFAAAFPLEIASIPLGTLIASIALILFVFTTLLTWSYYGERAITFIYDRVPGSTRGGEKALHMIWRVLWCVAIYVGSTQDLTLIWRLGDISNAAMALPNLLALALLSGVVFKLAQGDKTAGPTHTADTPEEPNEY from the coding sequence ATGGCAGCTACCGAAAGCGGCGCGGTCACACTGCTTGACCACGTCACCAATGTTTCAGATTTCATCTGGGTCGGCCTGTGGAACGGAGAGGAAGTCCTTCCCTTTCCACCAATGGTCGTCATCCTGTTAGGCACCGGCCTGTGGATCATGGCCGGCCTGCGGTTCTACCCGATCCTCAAGCTGGGCAGTGCTTTCAAGGGCCTGTTTGCGGGGCGCAAGGGCTCGGGCTCGGGCGAGATTTCGCCCTTCGCGGCGCTGTCGACCGCGCTTTCGGGCCAGGTCGGGACCGGCAACCTTGCCGGGGTCGCCACCGCTATCGCGCTGGGCGGACCGGGGGCGATCTTCTGGATGTGGATCACCGCGCTGATCGGCATGGCGCTGGCCTTTGCCGAAGGTTCGCTCGCCATCCGTTATCGTGAAAAGACCAGTGACGGCGTCTATCGCGGCGGACCGATGAGCTACATCATGATGGGACTGGGGCCAAAGTGGACCTGGCTCGCCATCGTCTTCTGCCTCGGCACGCTATTCAGCGCGCTGGTGACCGGCAACGGCATCCAGGCCAATGCGGTCGCCGACGGGCTCAACGAACTGTTCGGAATCGAGGAATGGCTGGGCGGGCTGATTGTCTCCGTGCTGGTTTTCATCGTCATCATCGGCGGCATCAAGTCGATCGGCAATGTGGCCGAGAAGATCGTGCCCTTCATGGCCGGCGCCTATGTCGTCATGGCGCTGATCGCGATCCTGCTCGATATCCAGGACATCCCGGAAACCTTCGGCCGCATCTTCTACGGCGCCTTCAACCCGCAGGCGGCCAGCGGCGGCTTTGTCGGTGCAGCCATCATCATTGCCATCCGCGCGGGTGTCGCGCGCGGCCTGTTCTCCAACGAGGCCGGCCAGGGCTCTACCCCGATTGCCCACGCCGTGGCGCAGACCGACGATCCGGAACAGCAAGGCCGCATGGCCATGCTCGGCACCTTCATCGATACCATCGTGATCTGCACCATGACCGCGCTGGTGATCCTGACGGTCGAGGGCAATTTCACCGGGGCCGGCCAGCAGGTCACGCATGCCTGGCAGTCCGACTTGCAGGGTTTCGCCATGACCAGCGGCGCCTTTGCCGCCGCGTTCCCGCTGGAGATTGCGAGCATCCCGCTTGGCACTCTGATCGCTTCGATTGCGCTGATCCTGTTCGTCTTCACCACGCTGCTGACGTGGAGCTATTATGGCGAGCGGGCGATCACCTTCATCTACGATCGTGTCCCTGGCTCGACTCGCGGGGGCGAGAAGGCGCTGCACATGATCTGGCGCGTGCTGTGGTGCGTGGCAATCTATGTCGGCTCGACTCAGGACCTGACGCTGATCTGGCGCCTGGGCGACATTTCCAACGCCGCGATGGCCCTGCCCAACCTGCTGGCCCTCGCACTGCTGAGCGGCGTGGTGTTCAAGCTCGCGCAGGGTGACAAGACCGCCGGTCCGACCCACACGGCCGATACGCCCGAAGAACCCAACGAATACTAG
- the secE gene encoding preprotein translocase subunit SecE: MAEETTKKKTSPGEFIRQVRSETSKVVWPTREETVRTAMFVGLLVVVLSLFFLGIDSVFSAIVNWLMTLA; this comes from the coding sequence ATGGCCGAAGAAACCACGAAGAAGAAAACCTCCCCCGGCGAATTCATTCGTCAGGTACGCAGCGAAACTTCCAAGGTCGTCTGGCCGACCCGCGAGGAAACCGTCCGTACGGCGATGTTCGTCGGCCTGCTGGTCGTGGTCCTGTCGCTGTTCTTCCTCGGGATCGATTCGGTCTTCAGCGCGATCGTCAACTGGCTGATGACTCTCGCTTGA
- the nusG gene encoding transcription termination/antitermination protein NusG, which translates to MARWYIIHAYSGFENKVRDAIIAEAERLGLSEAVEDVQVPTETVTEVKRGKKVQVERKFMPGYVLAKLKMTDDVYHLVKNTPKVTGFLGNNNKPQPISEREAARYFGGVEEAKAAPKRDISVDYEIGDSVKVLDGPFASFNGVVEELDFDKAKVKVSVSIFGRATPVELDFEQVELVK; encoded by the coding sequence ATGGCACGCTGGTACATCATCCACGCCTATTCGGGCTTCGAGAACAAGGTGCGTGACGCGATCATCGCCGAAGCCGAGCGCCTGGGCCTGTCGGAAGCGGTCGAGGACGTTCAGGTCCCCACCGAGACGGTGACCGAGGTGAAGCGCGGCAAGAAGGTGCAGGTCGAGCGCAAGTTCATGCCCGGCTATGTCCTGGCCAAGCTCAAGATGACCGATGATGTCTATCACCTGGTCAAGAACACGCCGAAAGTGACCGGCTTCCTCGGCAACAACAACAAGCCGCAGCCGATCAGCGAGCGTGAGGCCGCGCGCTATTTCGGCGGTGTCGAGGAAGCCAAGGCCGCGCCCAAGCGCGACATCAGCGTCGATTACGAAATCGGCGACAGCGTCAAGGTGCTCGACGGCCCCTTCGCCAGCTTCAACGGCGTGGTGGAAGAGCTCGATTTCGACAAGGCCAAGGTCAAGGTCTCGGTCTCGATCTTCGGCCGCGCCACCCCGGTCGAGCTCGACTTCGAACAGGTCGAACTGGTCAAGTAA
- a CDS encoding methyl-accepting chemotaxis protein gives MSTIEDVARQLQAEVHVEEAAPAAHGFAGFNAWFGNLPLSRKLAAVFGSFLAIFVIMAVVLGLGMSVLYTRSMASGEVQGAVKASADLRSTTGEFRYNAVRFIFAREKGVLDRQKEVYAKAEDELAAIEAVVIEHLPDSSAQLEQMEAAFASYEAKFDELVANIAREGASKRSSDLAFELSAQGDALYKQTDAFETSLVASARSMDEASLSYFYTLMTALVVAAVLAGVILVIGFRALSRQYAAKIGEITSGMTRLAKGDRHFEIDGIERRDEVGEMLRAIALFKKANIRLEQWAAERAERAKAEVEQQERARAEQRRVLVELADQFERTVGDVVSGVAAASSQLKGTAGAMAGAAEESTRQTAQVVHSMAEANAGANAAAAASDEFAMSIGEISRQAADSAELAREATGTAAEADATISALSVSAEEIGQIVDMIQSIAQRTNLLALNASIEAARGGEAGRGFAVVASEVKELATQTSQATEKVAGKIAAIQDSTGASVKALRRIADQIGQLESTAISIASAVDQQSVAGQDLARSIDMAARATNSVTTHIEDVRELSLSTGAAASQVLASSTELEQQAEDLRGEVEGFLASIRAG, from the coding sequence ATGAGTACCATCGAAGACGTTGCCCGCCAGCTTCAGGCTGAAGTGCATGTGGAGGAAGCGGCTCCGGCGGCCCACGGGTTCGCCGGCTTCAATGCCTGGTTCGGCAACCTGCCCCTGTCGCGCAAGCTCGCCGCCGTGTTCGGCAGCTTTCTGGCCATCTTCGTGATCATGGCGGTGGTACTGGGGCTGGGGATGTCAGTCCTGTACACGCGCTCGATGGCTTCGGGCGAAGTGCAGGGTGCGGTCAAGGCCTCGGCCGACCTGCGCAGCACCACCGGCGAGTTCCGTTACAATGCGGTGCGCTTCATATTTGCGCGAGAGAAAGGCGTGCTGGACCGCCAGAAGGAGGTCTACGCCAAGGCGGAGGACGAGCTCGCCGCCATCGAAGCGGTGGTGATCGAGCATCTGCCCGACTCATCGGCGCAGCTTGAGCAAATGGAGGCCGCATTCGCTTCCTACGAAGCCAAGTTCGACGAGCTTGTCGCCAATATCGCGCGCGAAGGGGCGAGCAAACGGTCGAGCGACCTCGCGTTCGAACTCTCCGCGCAGGGCGATGCGCTTTACAAGCAAACCGATGCTTTCGAGACCAGCCTCGTCGCCAGCGCCCGATCGATGGACGAAGCGAGCCTCTCCTATTTTTACACGCTGATGACCGCACTGGTGGTTGCGGCGGTGCTCGCCGGGGTGATCCTGGTCATCGGTTTCCGTGCCCTGTCCCGCCAGTATGCCGCCAAGATCGGCGAAATCACCAGTGGGATGACGCGCCTTGCAAAGGGCGACCGTCATTTCGAAATCGACGGTATCGAGCGCCGTGACGAAGTCGGCGAAATGCTGCGCGCCATCGCCCTGTTCAAGAAGGCCAACATCCGCCTGGAACAATGGGCCGCCGAACGCGCCGAGCGCGCCAAGGCAGAAGTCGAGCAGCAGGAACGCGCCCGCGCCGAACAGCGCCGGGTGCTGGTCGAACTGGCCGACCAGTTCGAGCGCACCGTGGGCGACGTTGTCAGCGGGGTCGCCGCAGCTTCGAGCCAGCTCAAGGGCACCGCAGGGGCGATGGCAGGTGCTGCCGAGGAATCGACCCGCCAGACCGCGCAAGTCGTTCACTCGATGGCCGAGGCCAATGCCGGTGCCAATGCCGCCGCGGCCGCGAGTGACGAATTCGCCATGTCGATTGGCGAGATCAGCCGCCAGGCTGCCGATTCGGCGGAACTGGCACGCGAAGCCACGGGAACGGCCGCGGAAGCCGACGCAACCATTTCGGCCCTGTCCGTATCGGCCGAGGAAATCGGCCAGATCGTCGACATGATCCAGTCCATCGCCCAGCGGACCAACCTGCTGGCACTCAACGCGTCGATCGAGGCGGCGCGCGGCGGGGAAGCCGGTCGCGGCTTTGCCGTCGTCGCCTCGGAAGTGAAGGAACTGGCGACCCAGACCAGCCAGGCAACCGAGAAAGTGGCCGGCAAGATTGCCGCCATCCAGGATTCGACCGGCGCCAGCGTCAAGGCCCTGCGCCGGATCGCCGACCAGATCGGCCAGCTCGAATCGACGGCAATCTCCATCGCCAGTGCGGTCGACCAGCAGTCTGTCGCGGGGCAGGATCTAGCGCGCAGTATCGACATGGCCGCACGTGCGACCAATTCGGTCACCACCCATATCGAGGATGTGCGCGAACTGTCGCTATCGACTGGTGCGGCGGCAAGCCAGGTGCTGGCCTCGTCGACCGAACTGGAACAGCAGGCCGAAGACCTGCGCGGCGAAGTCGAAGGCTTCCTCGCGAGTATCCGGGCGGGATAG
- the rplK gene encoding 50S ribosomal protein L11 has protein sequence MAKKIDGYIKLMVPAGTANPSPPLGPALGQRGVNIMEFCKAFNAATDSLEKGAPIPTVITVYADRSFTFITKQPSATYLIKKVAKLKSGSKEPGKVSAGTITQGQLKEIAELKMADLNANDIDQAMKIIEGSCRSMGLSVVEG, from the coding sequence ATGGCCAAGAAGATCGACGGCTATATCAAGCTGATGGTGCCTGCCGGCACCGCCAATCCCTCGCCTCCGCTCGGGCCGGCACTCGGCCAGCGCGGCGTGAACATCATGGAATTCTGCAAGGCCTTCAACGCCGCGACCGACAGCCTCGAAAAGGGCGCGCCGATCCCGACCGTGATCACCGTCTATGCGGACCGTTCGTTCACCTTCATCACCAAGCAGCCTTCGGCCACCTACCTGATCAAGAAGGTCGCCAAGCTCAAGTCGGGCTCGAAGGAGCCGGGCAAGGTTTCGGCCGGGACCATCACCCAGGGCCAGCTGAAGGAAATCGCCGAACTGAAGATGGCGGATCTCAACGCCAACGATATCGACCAGGCCATGAAGATCATCGAAGGCTCGTGCCGCTCGATGGGCCTCAGCGTGGTGGAGGGCTAA